The genomic stretch TTGGTGACTCACGCACCCACCCACTGACTTCGTGAAAACACGATTGTGAGGTGTGTAGGTAATGATTATAGCGTCACCTCTGGAAAGCAACGAAAGAGATGCTAATTTGATAAAGACTCTTATCTGGGACTTGCTCTGGAATCTTCTGCTTTAAGTACAGCAAGAAGAACAGTAAACTGCAGCGTTTCATCAATGAGTCTTTGTCGTATTCAGTGGAACCCAGAGTCCTGTCACTTTTCTGTGTCAGTTTTCTGTTAAAAGAATAATCATCTGAGCACATTGGTCAcctgttgtgtttttttacccattgtaaatgttttccgtGGCATAGATACATCTGTGTGTGACATTACGTAAGTAAATTGGGTAATATGAACTTGAGCGTCCGCACAGAGGGATTTCTGTGAGGAAATTTGTGTTATCAAAGTCCAAAGTTGAGTTAATTCCTTTGCTCCCTTGGATTTGTGATGGCAAATATGACCTCGATAAGCCAGCATGGATTCTTCTGTCGTCCAAGTACAACAAGTTCTGCGATGTAGCAATCATCAATAATCAAAATATGCGATACGTGTTTGTTTGAGTAGTCAACAATTATCCAACAAGGAGTTAATGTCACCACAAATAACACTTCACTGACATGCATGTCTTTGTATTTCCTCGGTATATTAAAGGGGTCTGTGGCTGCTGTGGGGCATTGAGACCCCGATACAAGAGGCTCGTTGATAACATCTTTCCGGAAGACCCAGAGGTAATTCAGTCTGCTTCCCATCATTTATGTCATACCACCTCGCAGTCTGGTCATTTTTTACGTCAGAGATCTTAAAAGCATGTTATTTTATTTGAAGTTGTAACATTTTAAATGCTGCTCTTCAGATAGAGTATTCCTCTACCATGTAATTAACGAGGAAAACCAGAAATTAAGGCCTGTCACCACTGTTAAAGTTTTCAGCCAGAAATAAATGCCTATGCTTTAATGTAGTTTTTAGCCCCAGTCAAACCCAGCTGCATAAATTTACATTTGTGTcgtaatttaaatttaaatttaaatttaatttcaaGAAGCTGTTGATTTATAGGACTATTTCAGATAACTCTACTTGTATTGGAGTATTTGGAGTAAAAATTCTCACTCCAAAACATTGTACGCATCACCGAACACTTAAAAATATTAGAAAATATACATCAGAATCTCAGGATGGTCCATTGCTTCATGCAGGCCTCTCATTGGTTACTTACAGGGCCCTGTTAGCTCTGGATTCAGTATCATGGGTCTGAGTCTAGGCTGTTCGCAGCTGTGTCAATAGCATCCCTGTCATTAGCATCCCTGTTATCAGCACCTCAGCCCACAGGGTTTCTTTCTGCCTCTGCCTTTATCCCTCACATGGCTTTCACAGCCTACAAATCCCCATGACATGAAAGAAGAATTCATGGGCAAGGAAAGCAGTAAAGCCATTGTATTTGTAGACACTGAATCGGGTACAATCTGTTGTTCACAGAGTAATGGGAAGCAGTAGTATTACTCGTTTTCTTGAATTCTCCTCCTCGCAGTGGTGAAGGCATTGGTTTGTCGTTATAGTTATAGTTGTTATGGGCTCCACATTAAGAGCAGTGTTAATGCAGATCTGCTTCTTAGTGCTGTATGTGTAATGGTTTTGTTAAGGCCAGTGGACATTGTTGGCAACATATATACTGTATTAAAGTGACTAAAAGGTAGTATATGTGGTCCAAAATGGACTCCTAATTATAAAATCTGGGGTGACAAATTGTTAAAAAGCAATTGATATCAGTATCAGCATATACTCAAAATTTTAATATCACTATCGCAAACGAAAAATTATATTGTGCCATCGGTATAATTTATATATACTTCTGGAGTGTATAAATACAATAACCGGGTGGTGTGTGGTTCTGTGCTTGTAATCAATCACCAGTTCAAGTCCCATGGTTGGCTTTCAGTgctttcactgttgggcccttgagcaaaaccCTTAATTTCAatttctccagggactggctgactctgctGAGTCAGTTGTgctttgctttggatgaaagggtCTGTTAAATAAGCAAAAGTAATATATATTCTGTCCTGCTGTTGTGTGTTCAGGATGGACTAGTAAAAGCAAATATGGAGAAGCTGACCTTCTACGCCCTCTCGGCCCCGGAGAAGCTGGACCGCATTGGGGCCTACCTGTCGGAAAGGCTATCCCGCGATGTGGCCCGACACAGATATGGGTAAACAGCGGGGCGCTGAAAAGTCACGCCTAAGAAAATAGCCTTCAGTTCCAcaaaaaatgtgtgttttttaattttatgaGCTTAAAAGTTTAATTCCTTTTTTgggaaataaaataataataatattttctcaGCAAAGAGCAACAGACCACACTATGTGTATGATTTgaaatgctaattatgctacaAACATGAAGATGCAAAATCTTTTACAGTACTTGCATTGCACTAGGAGCTATCGATAAATTGTGGGTTTattgtgtagaaaaaaaaatctatgctATCACAAACACcagaaattaattatttattttaaaaggtttcaagtggaatataaatttaaaataattccTAAAAAAATTTGGTACTATATTCCAGCACTTacctttccaaaaaaaaaaaaaaacctactggTCCTTTCCAAGTAGAGCAATGAaaattagttttattttaacctAATAACCCCTGACAATTTACTACTTACTTTAATCTGCGGCTGATTTTTAGCAAGATCAGCCAGGAAATACAAAATTGAAAATGTGTGTGGTGTGCTGAGCCTATGGGAGCATCTTAAGAGACATTAACACAAGCAAAATCAGTACCGTAAATAGGCAAACAGACCCTGCTGATCGGCATTGAGCAGGAAACCCATTGTTTATCTTGACACACACGCAGTGGGCAGCAATGGTATTTAGCTTTGCATTTGCTAAAAGCTGCTGCCTCATTCCCAGCTAACAGGGAACACTTCCAGAACTTTGTAAATATCTTCTCAAAATTGGCAGAGAACCAATTCAATTTCcgcattttacattttaacaaaggtTCTGTCAACGTTGGCATGGTAACATTATTTAATGAGCATGctattaatgtaattaatgtTGAGAAATAAAATTTCATAATAGTCCATACTTCATCCaactttgaacccatgaccttagaGGAGAAATGCCACAGTATTAACCCCTGCTCTTCCAGGTCCTTTGTTTCATACAATATTAGCTTTATTTTGGGGGCAGTTGTTAgccctgtcacctcacacctctgggaccagggcttGAGTCTCCAGCAAGGTTATGCATGTGTtgagttggcatgttctcctcgtgtcgtcgtggggttacatccgggtactctggtttccccccacagtccaaaaacatgctgaggttaactgaaGTTCCTAAACTGCCTGcagttgtgcatgtgtgagtgactggtgcatGAGTGTAGCATGCGATGGAACGGCACCCCATCATGGGTTGCTCCCAGCCTTGCACCTGTagtctctggaccccccgtgaccctgaacaaGATAAGCAGTTATAGAAAATGTAGGGATGGATAGTAATATATAGTTGTAGTACTGGGATAGCATTCTGGGAACATCAGGAACACCGGACCCTTTCAACGTTTCCATAATGTTCGGTAAACACGCCTAGCACAAAAAATGATTAGCTGGGTCCAGCTGAAGAGCTGCTTCTGCCTGTTTCTCCAGGTACGTGTGCATCGCCATGGAGGCCCTGGATCAGCTGCTAATGGCCTGCCACTGCCAGAGCATCAACCTGTTTGTGGAGAGCTTCCTGAAGATGGTGCGCAAGCTGCTGGAGGCCGATAAGCCCAACCTGCAGATTCTGGGCACGAACTCGGTGGGTGGCGCTTTTCCGGCTCGCGGTACCACCCTGCCGCGGCTTCTCCCACACAGATTCCCAGCTAGAAGCCGCTGACATCACCTCTCTAATGTTAGTTCATTGAAGTTGCTGAGAGGATAGTGAAAGAAAGGCCACTTCACAAGCTCAAACCTCTTTTCGCCTTCTATCAATTTGTCCAGAGGGTATAATGCTAATTTGTGGAATGACTGGCCAAAAGTTTTCATGCAtcgatccatccacccacccatctccCAACAACCTATGGCGGTGTTGGCTGACAGCCTATCCCATtaaacacaggacacaaggcacagGAAATGCATACTTACACACACTCCAAAAAAGTTATTTGGAAAAAAGGGCAACATTTTGGTTGTTCATCTAACCTTGTCTGGATACTTATAAATTCATAGTAAAATATTTGTACAATATAACATACAATGCATACAATTGTGCTTCTTGGATACGGAGAGTATTTTATTGCCACTACTACAGATCACCACGCTAAGTGGCAAGAGGGAACAAATGAATCACACTAAAAGGCATTCAGATTATcaataaacttaaaaaaatagcCTATAGGTTAAATATGCAACATTTGTTACACATAACCATATTTTTAGGTATACAAGTGTAATTCAGCAGTGTAATTGACATTATCTGACAGTCATCAAAATATCCATCAAAGAAATAATTTGGATTAGATGTTGTACAAACCTCTCAAGAAAGAAACAACCAGAACTGTTACGTTTCCTTTATATTTTCCGCATTTGTCCATGTCCATGCTGTAGTTATTCTAAGAGGCTGAGATATGGAGCTGAAAGATTAAAGAGAGATTGCTTTGGTGGATCTAGGCCAGCCAGTCAGGGGCTCACAGCTACACTTCTGATATGTACAGGAATCCCTTACGGCATCTAAATAGACAGCACAACAAAATGCTCTAGGTGTTGGCAGGAATGCTGCTATATTACGGGAAGATGATATCATTTTTGCTGTagcctttttatttatttcccttGGGGCCTAAAAAATAAGCTTTGAAATGTTACAAACTGTAACAGTTTTCATTGCAAACTGTATACATTTAGTTCTCCTCTGAGATAAAGAGGTAATCGGTTTGCATCCTAAATAAAGCATTTATATTTGCAAATTCTTATTTTGATATCTCATTTACTCCTGGTTGAATGGCATAAAAGACTCTGAAATTAAGAAAGAATTTTATGGACGGAGAAGATGAACTGCTAGACGGACTTTTCTTCTTCCTTGTCATAACAAGAAAGCTACAGTGTCCAGGCTATTTCATAAAATGCCATCGACTCATTTTCGGTAGGCGGTTCTTGAATTTGGGTCACAGCATGGCATGGCTTCTGCTTTataccagttcatcacaggggtCCTGCTCAGATTCACTCAACTAGGACAAATCAAAGTTTCTTAAAGGGCATCCATTTGGGAGGTGGAAGAATCTGAGACCAGCTCGCCGAGAAACTGCAGCATTCAGCAGaaacaaagtctgtgtttggatCCGGCTGAGCTGTCATGGCGCCGTGTTTAAATATCTCATTGCAAATTTGTTTTAGCTCTGTCTAGTCTGATGTGCGTCCgtttattaaaatataaaggGAAATTTTATATGAGATATATTTGCATGGTCTGAAGGGCTCGATGGATACATTTATAGGGTTGTTCACCTGTAAAATTTGGCTTGATTCCACCGCTGTCAAAAAGAATAGCTGATTTGCAACTTGTTTGCAACAGTACGTAAActattttttgatttttttgatATTAATTCCATGAAGCATAATTCAGATGACGCACAATAAAATGTAATGGATTACAGTTGCAGTTGTGCCGTCCTGTGGTGTCCTGTACACGGAACTCTTTTGGCGATAAGTATTTAACCCTTTTATCCATCTAGTTCGTGAAGTTTGCCAACATCGAGGAAGACACTCCCTCATATCATCGCAGCTATGATTTCTTTGTGTTCCGCTTCAGCGAAATGTGTCACTCCACGCATGACGACCCTGAAATCCGGACAAAGTGAGTCATGTAGAAGAGTTTTTGACCTTAGGCTGTGTTTCTAAGCAGCTAAACCAGATTTATGCCAAAGTTACTTAGTTAACTTACCTCATAACTGTTAAAATCGATCCTGTTTATGTTTCTAAGAACGCTATTTGCCCACTGCACAGAGAGATCCTTCAGTCACCCCAGCTTTGTCTCTCAGGACATTTTCTTGCTGCATGTTTATCCAAAAGTCGAAAGCATATCTAGTGTGAAGTCAGCGAGATCTCCCCGTCCGTCTCCAAGGATCCGCATGGCGGGGATCCGGGGTCTGCAGGGAGTGGTGAGGAAGACTGTGAACGATGAGCTTCAGGCCAACATCTGGGACCCACGACACATGGATAAGATTGTACCGTCGCTGCTGTTCAACCTCCAGCAggaagggggcagagagaggttGGTGTCCTCATACGGTTATAATGACTGGCAGTCTACTGGTTAATGCATTAGGTCCGTATGCTCTTAACTGGAATGTAGTGCTATTTGCAGCATGAGATAAATCATCTGGAAGAATACACATTTCTGAAACACTTGATTCTGGCATTTTCTGTTTATCATTGTGATTGAATATACTAGTAGATGAATGTGACTGACAAAAGGAGTGCAATGTACCCTAAAGTACTGTAACGTAAGGATGAAATCTATTATCTTTTGAAATGCTCACAAAATGATATATACTATATTATTGAACTGTTTCATTTGACAAATGAAACAGCAAGAGCTTTGCAAGAATTACAGACACAGAGTAAAATTTACGATTTTCAGCTGGCTGTTACATTTCTTAAGTGAGGAATATTAGAGGAGTAATACTTCACAACCAAACAGATCGTTCTAGATTGCATCTCATTGCCTCTTTCAGTGTTTTTCTTCATAAGCTGGTAATAACATTAATGTGAAGGCCTAACACGAATGGTGTCAGTGTCCCCGAGAGAGTGCAGACTGACTTTGAAGAGTTATTTTGAAGGCTGTCACACTGCATCAAATTACATTTTTACTTTGCACAATTAATTATTACTTTTCAGGCAATTTTTAGCAAAATGCAGTGGAACTCCAAAACTTACATGTGGTATGTGGTAAATATTATACATCAGTGGTTTGCTGTATATCATTACAAAGCCTTTGATTAAAGCATCAAATTTCCTACACcagccatgtgctctgtgcagcctgggatgggctccaggtccCTGCCCAGGATAAGCAATTCGAATACGAATAGATGGATAGACGAATGTATAGATGGATTTACTTTCGATGATCTAAAACAGCAGGAAAAAATTTAGCCTTTTCTCATCTCACTTTTTAGAATAATTGGACAAATAAAATCTTAATAATATctgtaacattttacttgatgCTTTCATCTAAAATGTATTATagatacattcataatgcattataatggttggtataatTAGTAAAACCTAACAGTGTCTTCATAAGACATTATAATGttgtttataatacttcataagctaaATAATTGTCAGTATAAGAAttgaggatgctttgtactCCATTATGAAGGTACAGTATCTATAGTGTATTCTAgttgagagcttcataaagtatttataatgcataataaacatggcaataatgtgttatgcctttttcttaatatttatagccatgtttataatgctttattaatgtattataatgtgttataaatGTGTTTATAGATTCTTGTATATGCAGCATTCATAGAAAGTTTTACCATAATATCTTATCTTACTAATCGTTTTTAATTTATCTAGGTTCAAGGTTACTTTATTCTCATCAGCAGCATCATACATGTACAAGGAGTGATGAAACAACGTTTCTCCATGGCCCCGGTGCAACATATAGTAACATATAGTACATTTAACATCACAGTAACAGATTGTGCAAGGTGCAAACAGACAGTAAATAAAAAGTGCAGAGATAATAAATAGTGCAGAGATGTAAACATTCTATGATTTGTGCAGTTGCAGAAGGCGGTTGACAGGATTTACCCCAATATAAGACGCTACAAAGTGCAGTAacaaaatcaaaaaaaaaacaatacaatacaaacaaTAATCAACAGGACAATaaatagacagcacagaattccAATTTGTAACTGTTAATAGCTGCATTATCACAATGCAGCTATCAAGAGAAGTGAAATGGGAGTAAAATTTGTCAagagaaaaaagagaaaaagccAATATGTATCGACTGGAATTATTATGAAGGTAGAGATGTATTTAAAGTAAGACTGTCAGTTCAAAAGGGATTTATAGGCGCTGTCGGAGGAAGCCAAGGCATATTGTGCATCTGAGGCCTTTTTTTTCCATGCACGCCTCCCCGCTGGGGAACGATAGAGATTGAAAAATGACAAATTCTTGTTGCTTGTGTCACAGCGATGACTGTGCCGGGGGCTGTCGCATGTAGGCGATCAAGTGACTAAGTACATTTGATCACACGACACCCGTGTACTGACACACGTGTAATGATGACTCATGTACCtcacgcccccccccagccagtcacccccaccgctgccaccatcACAAGTCTCTGAGAGGGATGCAGACAGTGCGGCTGAGCTGACAGAACGATGTTTTCGGGAGCTTCTGGGACGTGCGGCTTATGGCAACATCAAGAATGCTATCACGCCAGTGCTTATGTGAGTTTGTGCTGGGGGCACCATGTATTCAGCTAAAACTAATGACTTAAATTAAATCATACATAACCTCATGGCAAAATGCTATGAAACTGAGTGATGGCTAGCAGCCAGTTCAAAATTGGAACGACGTGGGAGTGTGCTCTTTGAGTTCATTGCAGTGAGTTCATTCTCCATCAGTGCATCATCTTCTCTTGTTTATTTTCCAGGCATCTCGACAGCCACTCTCTCTGGGAGGGCAAGACCTTTGCTTGCCACTGCTTCAAAATTATCATGTACTCGATCCAGGTCAGCTGCATGTCTGATGCGCAGAGTGTTACTTTGTAAAAATACAGATGGAAAAAGGTTCAGGGAAAAGTACAAGATTCTCCCGTGGGAGTTTCAGAAACAGCGTGGACGATATGTACACTTGCTTACCCAACACCTGGGTAACTGCAGGATATGcatattttcatttttcttttttaaatttttctcatattatttaatttaaaaatacccAAAACTGTTCCATGATTATTCTGTTTTAAAACATTATTGTGTTGCTTAATGTTTTATTGCCAATTGTAAATCAATGCACATAATAGTGTTCTTCCCATACACAATTACAGCAAACATAACAGATATAACGGTCTAAAACTATATTAGTAGCAAAAGACTTCTGATTCCCTCCAAGTCTGCTTTTTTGGTAACAtgttacttaaggccatgttattgtaatttataaacacattcgtaatgcattataatgcattcataaagcattataaacatggctataaatatttataataagGCATAACATTATAgttgtgggggcggcatggtggtgcagtggttagcagtgttgcctcacacctctgggacccgggttcaagtccccgcctgggtcacatgtgtgccgagtttgtatgtttgcatgcatcgtcatggggtttcctctgggtactccggtttccccccacagtccaaaagtatgctgaggctaattggacttgctaaattgcatgtgtgagtgactggtgtgtgagtgtgccctgcgatgggctggccccccatcctgggttgttccctgcctcgtgcccattgcttccgggataggctccggacccccgcgacccagcaggaccagcggtttggaaaatggatggatggatggattatagtcATGTTCGTTATGCATTTTGAATGcgttatgaagctctcatctataatgcagtacaaagcatccttaatgcttatactgaccataCATTACACTACTCTATATTGcattatctatagtgcattatagatgagagcttcatagagcattcataatgcataatgaacatggctataatgtgttatgccttttgataaatatttatagccatgtttatgctttatgaatgcattattatttgttatgagaTACATtactataaattactaaaaagcaTGGCCTGAAGTAAAATGTTCCCCCTTTATCTTTCTCCGTTTCCATGCCCCATTTTATGTCTCCCTTTTGTCCTTTTTCCTGCTCTCAGTCCCAACATTCCCATCTagtcatccagcagcttctggggCACCTAGATGCCAACAGCAAGAACTCTGCCACAGTGCGAGCTGGGATAGTGGAGGTGCTCTCTGAAGCAGCTGCCATAGAGGCCAGCGGCTCCATTGGCAAGTGCCTTAACATGGTGCACTTAGTTAGCTACATTTATTTATGACATctgaccactagagggcgcTCATCACTAATACCCCATATGTTATTATTCAGAACAAAAAAACTCTTTGACCTGCATCAGTTTCAGGATGGTCAGAATTCCATTATTATCAGCCTGGGATTAAGGGCTACTTTGTAATAATAGACTATCCATCTGTTTTTGAATCTTTTTGAAAAACAACTACGAAACAACTACCCCAGGCCTCATTTGATAAAAGTATAACCAAATTAGAATTGCCAGACAAACAAGCCCCCCCTACTGATGAATAACACTGCTTAAAGGCTTTTAAATGACTACTGGGtatgtttcattttaattatattgtCTAATTATAACAATGACTCTGAGAATAGCTACTAGGATGAAACATATACTAACATTCTTTCAGGCTTTGTTCATGGTATCATTAATcatttattaaagaaaataatTACTTATTGGCAATTATATATCAATAAAGGCAAAATTACTAGATTTGATCTTGAATAAGGAAGTGAGATTATGCTCCTTATGCAGGATTTTATCTTCCTCCCTCTCCACATCACTTTATATAACTCTGCCTCTCTCCCGCTGTCACATTGAGTGATAATCTTTCTCAGTAGGTGCCAAATTCCGCAATTATATCCCAATATCCCTGGCTCTGAGCTGCTGTCTCTAAGAGTCCACCCCCGCGGCTCCCTTCCCCAGGGCCCACCGTACTGGAGGTGTTCAACACCCTGCTGAAACAGCTTCGCTTCAGCGTGGACTACGAACTGACCGGCTACTACGACTCCTGTGGCGACGGTGGCCTCAAGGTCAAGGTGCACGAGGAGAGGCAGCTGCAGGAGGCGGTGATCAAGATGATTGGTAAGAGGCCTGCGATCATTAAAATGTGATATACCATAGTACTGTTTGGTCAGAAGGGTGTTgattgatttctttagatacAGGTAAGACACAGACAACACGTACTTAAGATTGGACTGCTGTAAAGCCTGTCATATTAAACtcctcacatgtgtgtggagtttgcatgttctccccatgtcgtcgtggggtttcctccaggttctccggtttccccccacagtccaaagacatgctgaggctaattggacttgttaaattgcccgtaggtgtgcatgtgtgtgtgaatggtgtgtgagtgtgccctgcgatgggctggccccccatcctgggttgttccctgcctcgtgcccattgctccggaccccccgcaacccagtaggataagcggtttggaaaatggatggatggatggatggaaacacaaTGGTTCTTAATAACGAATGAACGCACTAGTTTGTGACGCTCATTGAAATATCATACAGCTTCAGTGGTCCGTTGGCTTGAGGTACAATTCAGTACCTTAAGATTCCAGACATAGAACACAATTTAAAATTAAACTCTAAAAACAAAGAATTTGCTATAAAGAGCAAATGCTAAATGGAGGATTttccaaattcttttaatatttACAGAATAAAAGTGACATTTGAACTAATGACTGCACTATTATTCATACAACGTACATTTCTAAACCCACTCCATAGCCTTGTTGTGCTATAAAACCTGGATAATTATAACAACATGACTGATCATTTTTCTaaatttatttacttatataCAATAACCTACTTTCTTTGGTGAGGGTTGCAGTGCCTATTTATAGTATACATGAAAAAATATTATAGATAATGCATCAATAATAACAATAGGTAATACTATATGCCCATGTCACTTTCCTCTCCAAAAGTAGCTCATCAACGGAACATTCATCAACAGAAACCCTACATTGTTCGAAAAatgctttgcttgtcactgatgCTGCACCGTCAGAACCCTTAGTTCACCTTCGCTGACTTTTGTTCCTTGGGTTGTTCTTTTCATGGAACTTAAATTTTAACTTTTGCCAAACCTCGTAGCATAACTACTCTATGAGCATGTTACCTCTAGCTCTccttctgacagtgtgtctgcTTTTTGCGCCCTAAGGGTCATTTGCCAACACCCTGCCTACATACCAGTGCTCAGAGGTCATGATGTTCATCATGGGCAAAATTCCCATTCCTGGAATGTACCCGGCCTTTGGATCTGCCAGCTCAGGGTGAGACTTATTGCCACTGCTCCACTAAATATTAACCAGTAGGACTGTAGTTTTCCAGCATAATGATCTGACTGTTAACATAGTGCCTTTATGTCACAGGACAACCCCTGGCATCACTGGCTTATCTCTGTATGGTTTTCATTTGGATAATTTGACTGTGTTTTGACCGTAGGGTTGAAAACTGCAGAATGATACAAGTCATGTTGCTGAAGTCATTATTGCAGGTGAGTATTATTAGTTTTGTATCAAAAGAAGAGACTATTAATATATATGTTTTAAGAACAGGTACAGTATTTGTATTTCAGTGAAATAGGCAGTGTCTTCCTCTCTTTCTGGTTTTTCGCCTCCTGAGAAAGTCAGGATGTTTGCTGGGAGCCAGCAGCCAGAATGAAGCCTCTGTGATTCTAGAAAATTCTCAGAATCAAGAAAAGCTACAATCAACCTAGACGTAAATTTCGGTGACCAAAATCGAATGATTTATGTGGCCGTCACTTTTGGAGGTGCTCTCTCAATGTGTACTAAGGTCAAAAGTGAAAAGAAGATGGGATGACATGGATACAAACATTACAACAGTTGTTGTTTTTTCTAGAAAAAAACAGCCTGAATACTAGGtttccagaaaaaaaacctATAAACCATACAAAAGCCCATAAACtataaacattaaagaaaattaTGAGAAAAATCACGCAAGAAATTAATAACAACTCTCCTCATGTTAAAAATTGTATAATTGTCTAGTACGACTTATACATCCCTTCATAGCTAGCTAAAGTTCCTATTGTGAGTGTTTGTTGTCTCCTCCATCCTCATATCCCCAGGTTACAAGAGGCTTCCGGGCCACTAACATGCTGACAGCTCTGCCCAGCTCCTTTTTGGACCCCCTGCTCTCCTCTGCATTGATGGAGGACGCTGAGGTCCGTCTCCTGGTCCTGGAGATCCTGGTCAGCCTCATCGATAGGCATGACAATCGACCCAAATTCTGCATTATCAGGTCAGATGGTACGCTC from Brienomyrus brachyistius isolate T26 chromosome 14, BBRACH_0.4, whole genome shotgun sequence encodes the following:
- the LOC125708057 gene encoding protein EFR3 homolog B-like isoform X3 → MCHSTHDDPEIRTKIRMAGIRGLQGVVRKTVNDELQANIWDPRHMDKIVPSLLFNLQQEGGRESQSPPPLPPSQVSERDADSAAELTERCFRELLGRAAYGNIKNAITPVLMHLDSHSLWEGKTFACHCFKIIMYSIQSQHSHLVIQQLLGHLDANSKNSATVRAGIVEVLSEAAAIEASGSIGPTVLEVFNTLLKQLRFSVDYELTGYYDSCGDGGLKVKVHEERQLQEAVIKMIGSFANTLPTYQCSEVMMFIMGKIPIPGMYPAFGSASSGVENCRMIQVMLLKSLLQVTRGFRATNMLTALPSSFLDPLLSSALMEDAEVRLLVLEILVSLIDRHDNRPKFCIISIIPDISLLKLKVDKCSRQDNLFMNKHSQHLYRHIFMSCKEESSTRPHFEALYALLALISMELANEEVLVDLIRLTLALQDLVLANEDGLPVYNRCAIHALCAAYLNVISQLTTVPTFCQHVHEVIENRQKDVPFLLPEDVFTENPQIPKTLDNVEGGVLFLQSKITDVLRGSGYNTERLATPYIPQFTDEDRLSKRKSIGDTVSLQMEVDSSNSPEKKCTPAEEITFEILKKAIVNNAGTEEQERERRKQVVEKFQKAPFEEIAAHCGARASLLQSKLNQIFELTIRPPPSPSGTLTAGQQQERSVPVYEMKFPNLCVY
- the LOC125708057 gene encoding protein EFR3 homolog B-like isoform X2 codes for the protein MTTLKSGQIESISSVKSARSPRPSPRIRMAGIRGLQGVVRKTVNDELQANIWDPRHMDKIVPSLLFNLQQEGGRESQSPPPLPPSQVSERDADSAAELTERCFRELLGRAAYGNIKNAITPVLMHLDSHSLWEGKTFACHCFKIIMYSIQSQHSHLVIQQLLGHLDANSKNSATVRAGIVEVLSEAAAIEASGSIGPTVLEVFNTLLKQLRFSVDYELTGYYDSCGDGGLKVKVHEERQLQEAVIKMIGSFANTLPTYQCSEVMMFIMGKIPIPGMYPAFGSASSGVENCRMIQVMLLKSLLQVTRGFRATNMLTALPSSFLDPLLSSALMEDAEVRLLVLEILVSLIDRHDNRPKFCIISIIPDISLLKLKVDKCSRQDNLFMNKHSQHLYRHIFMSCKEESSTRPHFEALYALLALISMELANEEVLVDLIRLTLALQDLVLANEDGLPVYNRCAIHALCAAYLNVISQLTTVPTFCQHVHEVIENRQKDVPFLLPEDVFTENPQIPKTLDNVEGGVLFLQSKITDVLRGSGYNTERLATPYIPQFTDEDRLSKRKSIGDTVSLQMEVDSSNSPEKKCTPAEEITFEILKKAIVNNAGTEEQERERRKQVVEKFQKAPFEEIAAHCGARASLLQSKLNQIFELTIRPPPSPSGTLTAGQQQERSVPVYEMKFPNLCVY
- the LOC125708057 gene encoding protein EFR3 homolog B-like isoform X1, with the protein product MYGVCGCCGALRPRYKRLVDNIFPEDPEDGLVKANMEKLTFYALSAPEKLDRIGAYLSERLSRDVARHRYGYVCIAMEALDQLLMACHCQSINLFVESFLKMVRKLLEADKPNLQILGTNSFVKFANIEEDTPSYHRSYDFFVFRFSEMCHSTHDDPEIRTKIRMAGIRGLQGVVRKTVNDELQANIWDPRHMDKIVPSLLFNLQQEGGRESQSPPPLPPSQVSERDADSAAELTERCFRELLGRAAYGNIKNAITPVLMHLDSHSLWEGKTFACHCFKIIMYSIQSQHSHLVIQQLLGHLDANSKNSATVRAGIVEVLSEAAAIEASGSIGPTVLEVFNTLLKQLRFSVDYELTGYYDSCGDGGLKVKVHEERQLQEAVIKMIGSFANTLPTYQCSEVMMFIMGKIPIPGMYPAFGSASSGVENCRMIQVMLLKSLLQVTRGFRATNMLTALPSSFLDPLLSSALMEDAEVRLLVLEILVSLIDRHDNRPKFCIISIIPDISLLKLKVDKCSRQDNLFMNKHSQHLYRHIFMSCKEESSTRPHFEALYALLALISMELANEEVLVDLIRLTLALQDLVLANEDGLPVYNRCAIHALCAAYLNVISQLTTVPTFCQHVHEVIENRQKDVPFLLPEDVFTENPQIPKTLDNVEGGVLFLQSKITDVLRGSGYNTERLATPYIPQFTDEDRLSKRKSIGDTVSLQMEVDSSNSPEKKCTPAEEITFEILKKAIVNNAGTEEQERERRKQVVEKFQKAPFEEIAAHCGARASLLQSKLNQIFELTIRPPPSPSGTLTAGQQQERSVPVYEMKFPNLCVY